One Terriglobia bacterium genomic window, CGTGGCCGCGTAATCCAGGTCGGCGCTGCCTTCCTCGGTGGCAACCTCGTAAATCTCTTCCACGGTTTCCAACCCCGGCAGCTTCACCCGTGCCTCGCGCGCCGCATCCAGCGCGAGGTGAATATCCTTGTGCATGAGGCGGAGCGGAAAATTGGGCGAGAAATCATGCCGCAGCACGAACGGCGCCTTGTAGTCGGAGACGCCGGAGCGGATCATGGACGCGTTCACCAGCTCCATGAAGCGCTCGCGCGGCACGCCCAATTTGCTGGTCAGCGTGAGGGCCTCCGCGAAGCCTTCGAACATCATCGAGATCATCAGGTTGCCGCCCAGCTTCGCCGATTGCCCGTGGCCGGTGGGGCCCATGTGCAACACTTTTTTCCCCATCGCATTGAACAACGGCTCCAGGCGCGCTAGGGTCGCCTCTTCCCCGCCGGTGATGAAGATTAGTTGGCCGCTCTCGGCTGCCACTTTCGATCCCGTCATGGGCGCGTCCACGTAATCGGCGCCCCGGGCGCGCACCCGCTCGGCAAATTTGCGCGTCGCCGAAGGCGCAATGGTGCTGGAATCGGCGACGATCATTCCGGGCGCGAGTTCGTTCTCCACGCCGTCGGCCGAGAATAACAGCCGCTCCACTGCGGCCGTGTCGGAGACGCACATCCACACCACTTCGGCGCCGCGCGCCGCCTCCGCCGGACTCACCGCCATCCGCGCGCCTTCCACGTGCTTCCCGGCTGAACGGTTCCACACCGAAACCTCGTGCCCCGCCTTGACCAGGTTCGCCGCCATCGCGCGCCCCATGATTCCCAATCCCAAAAACGCTACTCGCATGTCTGCCTCGCAAACAACCGCAGGTGATTATACAAAGTTGTGAGTTGTGAGTTGTGAGTTCCGAGTTGTGAGTTTGGCGCGCGCCTTGCGAACATCCCAAAACTGCACGCTCAGAACTTAAAACTCACAACTCGCAACTCTCTTCCGCATCGTTCCCGCCCCGCATGGCGTCTAATAGGCGAATGATCAATGTCCCTCTCCGACGACGCGCCCGCCAGTTCAGCAAGCTGGTGCGGCATTCTGTGCTGACGCGCCGCACCGGAGAGCCCGGCAAACCCACCCTGGCCCACAAGGACCAGCTCGGCCTCACCTTCATCGGCCATTCCAGTTTTTTTCTCCAGATTGCCGGGCTTAATCTCATCATTGACCCGAACTTCGCGCGCTGGCTGTTCGTGCTCAAGCGTCTCCGCCAGCCCGGCCTGCGGATCACGGACCTGCCGCCGCTGGATCTGGTGCTGGTCACGCACGCTCACTTCGACCACCTGCACCGCCCGTCGCTGCGCGCGCTGGTCCGCCACACCCAGCGGCTGCGGAAACCCGCTCCCGCGATTGTTGTGCCGCGCAATGTCGCCGACCTGGTCTCCGACCTCGGCTTCCGCGAAATCATCGAGCTCGACTGGTGGGGCGAGTACCACCACGACGGCATTAGCGTCGTGCACACGCCGTCGCGGCACTGGGGGGCGCGCGTGGTGCGCGACATGCATCGCGGATTTGGAGGCTACGTCATCCGCTCCCGGCGGGAATCCCTCTACCACGCCGGCGATACCGCTTACTTTCCGGGCTTCAGCGAAATCGGCGAGCGCCTCCGCCCCGAGCTCGCCCTGCTGCCCATCGGCGCCTACGAACCGCCGTCGTTCCGCAACGTGCACACCTCGCCCGCCGACGCCGTGCGCGCCTTTCTCGACCTGCGCGCCCGCTACATGGTGCCCATGCACTACGGCAGTTTCCGGCTCTCCCACGAGCCCATGGACGAGCCGCTGAAATACCTCGCCTCCGAGGCCCGCAAGCACGGCATCCAAGACCGGGTGCTGGTGTTACAAGAGGGTGTGACACAGGTGTTCGAGTGAGAAAACAGTGGTTAGTAATTAGTAATCAGATTTTCCAGCTTACAATCACCATTCCCGCCGCATCGACCTCGGAGTTGCGCTTGATAATTACTAAGTAGTATACACTGCTTTGCTTATTGCCGCCATCAAAATTATGCGTTTCCCTTCTCCGGGCCATCGCGCCCACAATTCCATCTAGCAAGCCGTCCGCAGGCGGTGACGTATTCGCGGCGGCGGAGTAAAACCATGCGGTGCCCGTACTGCAATACCGAGTACACCCACGATCATCCGTGCTTCTGCCATCCATCCGTAAAGGCCAAGCCGGCTGAGGATCAGCCGGCGAGTTTTCCCGAGACCTTTCCCAGCATCGCCTGGAATTCGCACCGGGGTGTGCGGCTGGACTAAGAACAGGAGTTAGTAGCTGGTAGATAGTAGTTAGCCGGAGTGTCTGTATTCGCCGCGGGCGATGTTCGCATTCATTGGCCACACCAGCGGTTGCTGCTCGCTAACTCTCTAACTACTAACTCCCCCTACCACGCCATTAGCACTCGTAGGTCTCTCAGATTGTTCCCCGTCGGCCCGGTGACAATCGCGTCGCCAAGCCGGTCGAAGAACCCAAACGCATCGAAGCCGGCGAGCGACTTCGCCGCGTTCAGCCCCAGTGTTTTCGCGCGTTCCAGCGTGGTGCCGTCGGCGACCGCTCCGGCAGCGGCGCTATTGCCGTCAATGCCATCGGTCCCGGCGCTGAGCACGGTGATGTTTTCTCCCCCAATTTCTTCCGCGCAATAGAGCGCGAAGTGCGAGTTCCGCCCGCCGACGCCGTGCTTCGCCTTCACCTTGACGGTAACTTCCCCGCCCGAAACGATGCACGCCCGCGACCCGCCTTGCCGCAGCTTGCGCAATTTGTTCAACAGATAATCGGCCGCTTTGGCGTAATCCCAATCGTCGCAGGAGTTGTCCACTTCCACGGAGAAGCCGTACGCCGCGGCCTTCGCTGCCGCCGCTTGCAGGACCGAGGTATTAGAAAGCACCGGCCACCAGCGCGCGCGCACGAATGCCGGGTCATCCGACTTCGGCGTCTCCTCCAGGATGTGTTTTGTGAACAGCTCATGTACCGCCGGCGGAAATTCTTTCACCATTCCATGGCGCTCGGCGATGCGGTAACAATCCTCAACCGTGGTGGAATCCGGCATGGTCAGCCCCGACGACAGCGAGTCCAGCGCCTTGTCGGGCACGTCGGAAACCATGATGGACACCTGCTGTGCGGGCGCCGCCGCCCTCGCCAGCCGGCCTCCCTTGATTCCCGACAGGTGCTTGCGGATGGCGTTGATCTCCGCGATGGGCGCGCCGGAATGGACCAACACCTCGTAGGTCTTGACGAGATCGCCGAGCGAGATGGCATCGTCAATCGGATACTCCACGCACGCCGACCCGCCACCGCTGATCAGGAAAATCACCAGGGCTTGCGGCGGCTGATGTTCCACGTAGCGCAGGATCGCCCGGCCCGCAGCCAGCGATTCAGGGTTGGGCAGCGGATGGCCGCCGCGGAAATAGCGGAAACCGCGCAGTTGCGTCACCGGATCGGTGGAACCGGCGACGATCCCGTCCAGGCTCGCGCCCACCTGCTCCACCAGCGCCTCGGCCATGCTGTGCGCGCCCTTGCCGATGGAAATCGCCGAGAGGCGAGGGTACGCCGACAGGGCATACAGGTCATCGCAGACGCGCAGCACTCCGTGGTCGTGGTTCACATGACGGGCGAACGCCTGCCGGATGGTGCTCTGCGCCAGCGCTTCCTGGAAAACCTGGCGCGCGCTCCGCCGCCATTCACCCGCGCCGTGCTCCCGCTCGGACGCATTGCCGGTCGCCGCTCGCTTTGCCATCATGCTAGTTTAACTGTCTCCCGCACCCACTCCTCGACCGCCCGCCTCAGCTCCGCCAGGTGCCCGGAAAAGAAATGGTCCGCGCCCTCGATGATCACCAGTTTCTTCGGATCCGGCACGCGCGCCGCCAGGTCCTGCAATTGATCTCGCGGCCCGAACTGGTCTTGCCCGCCGCTGACGAACAGCTTGGGCTTGGTGCACTCGGAAAGAAATTTGAACCCGTAACTGCGGTCGTCCACGCGCACCGGCATGCCCAGCGCGATCAACGCATCCACGTGCGGATCAGGACACGCGGCGCGCAGTCCCGTTGCGGCCCCAAAGGAGAATCCGGCAAACACGACAGGCAGGTGGAATCGCTCCTCGAGCCAGCGCAGCGCCGTGTTGGCGTCCTCGACTTCGCCGCGGCCGTCATCGTGCTTGCCCTCGCTCAACCCGGCGCCGCGGAAATTGAAGCGCAGCACCGGAAATCCGAATCCGTTCAGCGCCTTCATGGCGTGAAACACGACCTTGTTGTGCATGGTTCCGCCGAACCTCGGATGCGGATGGCACACCAGCGCGGCATGGGATGCCGCGGGCGCACCCTGATTGAGGAGCGCTTCCAACCGCCCCGCCGGACCTTCGAGAAACAAGGATTGAATGGAGCTGGATTGCGTCACCGCAGCATTGTAGCCGCGGTAACAGTTTCAGTTTCAGTTTGGGGCGTACCGTTTCGCTTTCACGATCAGCCGAAACCCGGGCAACTGAAACCGAGACTGAAACTGAAACTGTTATCCTCATTGCGCATGGACGTGTTCGCCTTAACGCGGCAGTTGGTGGACATTGAGTCGGTCACCGGCAACGAGGGCGCGGTGGGCGAGTTTCTGCACCGCCGCCTGCGCGATCTCGGCTACGAGACGCGTCTCGACACGGTGGAAGCGAACCGCTTCAACGTCTACGCCGTCCCGCCGAAGCAGGCGCGTCCCGCAGTCTTCTTCTCGACGCACATGGACACGGTGCCGCCGTTCTTTGCCTCGCGCGAGGACGGAAGCCGCATCTACGGCCGCGGCGCGTGCGACGCCAAGGGGATCATCGCGGCGCAGATTGGCGCCGCCGAAAAACTCCGCCACGACGGCCTCGCTGCCGGGCTGCTTTTCGTGGTCGGCGAAGAGCGCAACAGTGCGGGCGCGAAATACGCCAACCAGCATCCCGCCGGCGGCCGCTTCTTCATCGACGGCGAGCCTACCGACAATCGTCTCGCCAAAGCGACCAAAGGGGCGGTGCGGTTGGAATTATTTGCCGAAGGACGTATGGCGCACTCCGCCTATCCAGAGCTGGGCGAGTCGGCGATCGAAAAACTGCTCGACGCTCTCGCGCGTGTCCGCCGCATTCCTTTGCCGCGCGATGAGGAGTTCGGCCCGTGCACGCTCAACATCGGCCTGATTGATGGCGGCCGCGCTCCCAACGTCATCCCCGACGCCGCCCATGCCGAGCTCATGTACCGCACCATCGGCCCATCCGACGACCTGAAGCGCCAGATTGTCGCCGCCGCCGAGCCGCTGGTGCGCGTGGAGTGGGGACTGGAGCTGCCCTTCATTCGCCTGCGCACGCTCGACGGCATTCCCACCATGATCGCCGCCTTTGCCACCGACGTCCCGTCGCTCACCAATTGGGGCGAAGCGCTGCTGATGGGCCCCGGCTCCATCCACGTCGCTCACACCGAGAATGAGTACATCGAGAAAAAAGAACTGCTGGCGGCGGTGGAGCTGTACGCGGATGTGGCGCGACGCCTGATGGCAAAAAGCTAACCACGGATTTCCACGGATAAACACGGATCTGAAAGGTCAACCGCCACCATCACAAAGAGCGCAATCCAGTGAAAACGCAGTATCCGTGTGAATCCGTGCAAATCCGTGGTTAAGTTCCGCCCGCTTTTCGCATCTTGCCGGGCAACGGAGTACTCTAACCACCACCATGTCACACGACGCTGTGAACTCCCTCGCCCAGGCTTCATCCGCGTATTTGCGTTCCGCCATGCACCAGCCCATCCGCTGGCATCAATGGGGCGAGGAAGCCTTTGCCGCCGCCGAGCGCGAGAACAAGCCCATGCTGCTCGATATCGGCGCCGTGTGGTGTCACTGGTGCCATGTCATGGACCGCGAGTCGTATGACGATGCGGAAGTGGCGCGCATCGTGAATGAGAACTTCATCGCCGTCAAGGTGGACCGCGACGAGCGCCCCGACATTGACAGCCGCTACCAGTCCGCGGTGCAGGCCATGACCGGCCAGGGTGGCTGGCCGCTCACTGCCTTTCTTACGCCGCAAGGCAAACCGTTTTACGGCGGAACTTATTTTCCGCCTGACGACCAGTGGGGACGCCCCGGCTTCAAGCGCGTGCTCATGGCCATTGCCGACGCTTTCCGCGCCAAGCGCGACGAGGTGCTGCAGCAGGCCGACACGGTGCTCAATACCATCAGCCATGCCGAGTCGTTTGCCGGGCGCAGCGGCGGCGTTCCGCCCACGCTGGTGCGCACCGTGATTGCATCGGCTCTCAAAATCTTCGATCACGACAACGGCGGCTTCGGTAGCGCGCCCAAGTTTCCGCACCCGTCGAGCATGGACCTGATCATCCACCTCTACGCTCGCACCGGCGACGAGAGCCTGCGCGAGGTGATCAGCAGCACGCTGGAACACATGGCGCGCGGCGGCGTCTACGACCAGCTTGCCGGCGGCTTCCATCGCTACTCGGTGGACGAGCGCTGGGTGGTGCCGCACTTCGAGAAAATGTCCTACGACAACTCGGAGCTGCTGAAGAACTACGTGCACGGCTACCAGGCGACCGGCAATGCATTCTTCGCCGCCGTTGCCCGCGACATCATCCGCTGGATGGATGCCTGGCTCAGCGACCGCAGCGAGGGCGGCTTTTACGCATCCCAAGATGCCGACATCAATCTCGACGATGACGGCGACTACTTCACCTGGACCCTGGACGAGGCCCGCGCCGCGCTTGGCGACGACGAACTCAAGGTCGCGCAGCTTTACTACGACATCCACGAAGTCGGCGAGATGCACCATAACCCCGCCAAGAACGTGCTCTTTGTGCGCGCCTCGGTGGAAGAGATCGGTGTCCGTCTCGGCATGCAGCGCGACCGCGTCTCCGGCGTGCTCGACTCGGCGAAAGAAAAACTTTACGCCGCGCGCCTCACCCGCCCCACGCCGTTCGTTGACAAGACGGTTTATGTCGGCTGGAACGCGCTCTGCATTTCCGCCTACCTCGATGCCGCGCGGGTGCTCTCGCTGGAAGACGCGCGCCATTTCGCGCTACGCTCCCTGGACCGCGTCCTCTCCCAGGGATTCACCGCCGAAGGCGGCCTGAAGCACGTCATCGCCTACGCCGACCCGCAAGCCGCCCTGCGCGATGTCCCCGGCATGCTCGACGACTACGCCTTTGCCGCGCTCGCCTGTCTGGACGCCTACGAGGCCACCGCCGACCTCAGCTATTTCAATTTCGCGCGCAAGATTGTGGACGCCATGGTGGCGCGCTTCTACGACGAAACTTCCGGCGGCTTCTTCGATTCCGAAAACCACGCCGCCCTCGGCGCTCTCAGCGCCCGCCGCAAGCCGTTTCAGGATTCGCCGACGCCCGCCGGAAATTCCGCCGCCGCCATCGCGCTCTTCCGCATGCACGCCTACACCAACCAAAACGGCTATCGCGAAAAAGCTGAAGATACGCTTGAGGTTTTCGCCGGAATCGCAGAACAATACGGGATGTTCGCCGCTACTTATGCGCTCGCAGCCGTGTGGCTTTTGGAGGGCCACACGCAAGTGGTAGTGGTGGGCAACGACGAGCGCGCGCGCCAGCTGTACGCCGCCGCGGTGGCGCCCTTCGCGGTGAACAAGGCAGTGCTCAAGGTGAGCGACAGCGCCGCCGCGCCGCAGAATCTTCCTCCGGCGCTCGCCCAAGTTGTGCCCAACTTACCCGCGGTCAAGGAAGGCAAATCGACGGCGATTCTCTGCTCCAACTTCACCTGCCAGCCGCCGATCAGCGATCCCGACGACCTGGCGAAATCGCTGCACGATGCGCTCATAGCCAAGGCGGCATGATAAAGGTGGTCAGTGACCAGTGGCCAGTGACCAGCAAACTCAGGTATAAAGCTGTAATTCCAACGACTGGCCACTGACCATTGAACACTGGCCACTGGAGTCTTTATGGCACGCGTCACCCAACTGCTCATCCACGCCGAGCACAAGCCCGGCACGCTCGCCAACATTTGTTCAGAGATGGCGAAAAAGGCGGTCAACATCACCGCCATCATGGCGGCTTACGATCAGCCCGGCGGGCGCATCCGCCTGGTGGCCGCGCCGCACGCCGCCGCGCGCAAAGTTTTGGATTCCATGAATCTTCAGTACGGCGAGGAAGAGGCCCTCGCCATTCGCGTCACCGACCGGCCCGGCGCCCTCGGCCGCGCTACCCGCAAGCTCGCCGACGGCGGCATCAATGTCCTCTATGCCTATGGCTCGATCGTCAAAGGCACCGAGCGCGCCCTCATCATTCTGGGTGTGCAGGACGTTGCCAAAGCGGAGAAAGTTCTCTAGCTGGCCACTGGCCACTGGCCACTGACCACTCGTCAGTACGCCTCATTCAGCAACTCGACCACGTGGGCGACGCGCGTCTTCAGCCCGCGCGCTTTCACCCCGGCGCGCAATTGCATCATGCATCCGGTATTGGCGGTGGCGATGATCTCGGCGCGCGTTTCCGTCACCTCGTCCAGCTTCTGCTCGAGGATTTTCGACGAGAGCTCGTTCTGGGTCACGTTGTAGGTGCCGGCGCTGCCGCAGCAATAATCCGGATGCGCCATCTCGACCAACTCCGCGCCCAGCGCTACCAGCAGCTCGCGCGGCGCCGACCGCACTTTCTGCGCATGGGCCAGGTGGCAGGGATCCTGGTAGGTGACGCGAGCCTTCAGCGGACGTTTGGGCGGGCGTAACCCCGCCTCGGCGAGAAACTCGGTGATGTCCTTCACTATCGACCCGAAATCGCGCGCCCGGTCCGCATACTTCGGATTGTCTGCCAGCAGCTCGCCATATTCCTTCATCATGGCGCCGCAACCGGCGGAGTTGGTGATGACCGTATCCCGCGTCGGCTCCAGCATGGCGCGGATATTTCGCCGCCCCATCTTCTGCGCCTCCTCGCGAAATCCGGCGTGCGCCTGCAGCGCCCCGCAGCAGCGCTGACCTTGCGGGACGAAAACGTCGAAGCCGTTCTTGTTCAGCACTCGGACCGTGGCTTCGTTCAACTTGGAAAACGCAACGCTGCCGATGCATCCGATGTGAAACAGCACCCGGCCGCGGATTTTCCCCTCGCCGTGGTGCATCCTGCCGCTGTGCGAAAAGAAAAATTCTCTGTCCACCTTGGGCGCCAGCGCTTCCACTTGGTGCAGTCCCAGCACTTTGAGCACGCCGGTGGCGCGCGCCAGCGCCTGCAATCCCGACCGCTGGTAGACCCGCAGCAGCCGTGCCCAGCGCTCCAGGCCCTTGCGGTCGTGCAGCACGCGGGTGAAGAACCACTTCCTCAGCAGTTGTTCCAGCAACGGCCGTCTGTAGTTTGACTCGATCTCCGCCCGGGCCCGCTCCAGGATCCTGCCGTACTGCACCCCCGACGGGCACGCCGTCTCGCAGGCGCGGCACCCCAGGCAACGGTCCATGTGGGTGACAAAGGAATCGCCAATCTCCAGCCGTCCCGCGTCCACCTGCAACACCTGGTAGATACGCCCGCGCGGGGAATCCGCTTCCCGCCCCAGCACCCGGTAGGTCGGGCACTGTTGCAGGCACAGCCCGCAATGGATGCACTTGGAATACAGCTCCCAGGTTGGCCGGTCAGGCGTGCTGAAATTCGAAGCGGGAGCTTTCCCTGCTGCCGCCGTGCCGTGCGCCGCATTGGCCGTGGTCGCGCTCAGAACAGGAATCTCCCCCGGTTCAGAATGTTCTTTTCGTCGAACGCTTGCTTGATGGCCTGCATCGTCGCCAGGTCGTTCGGCGTGCTGCCCCACACGCTGAAGTGCCGTTTGGCCTCCACCGGGCAGCGCAGCACGATCGCCGAGCCGTCGCGCGGCACGGCTCCGCGCAGGAACGACACCGCGTTGACGTACTGCATCGCCGCCGGCGGGTCCACTGCGACGGGCGCGAACCCCACCAGCAGCGATCCCACTCCGATCCTGCCCACTACCGCGCAGACAAAGTTGTTGTCCATGGCTGCGCGCTGCGCCGCCGCCAGCACCGCGCCCACTTCCTGCAACGCCACGTCCACCCGCACCAGCATGGCGTTCTGGCTGCGCTCGAATAACAGGTGCGGAAACTCCGCGATGCGCCGCCACATTTCGCGGTCATCCTCGCCGCCGGTTTCGTCGGTCACCGCCGAACCCAACTCGTAGCGATAGCGCGCCAGCACCGTGTCGCTGCCGGCGGCCCGCAACAGCACGCGCCACGCCTCATCCGCAGCGTGGGAATTTCCATGCAGAACCTCAGCCGCGCGGGGCGATACGATTTCCAAACACAGCGGCGCCAGCGGCGAGCCCAGCACCCGGTCGCGGAATGAAACCGCCTCTGCCGCGGCCGCGAACTTGGCGATGAAGGTGCGCGTCTGCCGCGGCCGCGAGAATAGTTTCAAGCTGGCGCCGGTGATCACCGCCACCGTCCCGAAGCTGCCGATCAGCAGCTTCATCAGGTCGTAGCCGGCTACGTTCTTCACCACCTTCGCGCCCGCCTTCGCGACCTTGCCATCGGCGGTGACAAAGCGCACCCCGGTGCAGTAGTCGCGCAGCCCGCCGTAAAACTGCTTCAGCGGCCCCTGCGCCGCCGATGCCAGCGCGCCTCCGATGGTGCACTTCTCCGGCTGCGGCGCATCCAGCGGCAACATCTGCTGGTGCGGGCCGATCTGCCGCTCTACTTCCGCCAGCGTCGTTCCCGCGCCCACACCGATCATCAGGTCGCCGGCATCGTAGTGCTCCACCGCTTTCAGGCGATTCGTGCGCAGCACGATGTCAATCTTTTCCGGGATTGTCCCGGTGAACTGGTGAGTGAATCCTCCGGCGGGCACGACGACCAGTTCATGGGCGTGCGCATACTTCATCACCGCCGCAACTTCCGCCGCTGACCCCGGTTCCACCATCGCGCGCGGCACCACCTCGTCAATCGCGAACGCCGCCGTACGCGCCGGATCTTCGGTGGCGTGCTGTTCGCCGGCGATGGCCGCCAGCTCCCGCGCCAGTCCCGCCGCTGATGTGGTCGCGCTCACCGCGGACCTCGCTGCGCGTCCGCGATGTTGGTCTCGCGGCAACTGCGCGGAGTGGGAAACAATTTTTGCGGGTTCAGCACCGAGTTGGGGTTGAACGCGTCGTGCACCCGCTTCATGACCTCGAGATCATCGTCGCTGAACAGCAGCGGCATCAGCTCATTTTTCTCCATGCCGACGCCGTGTTCGCCGGTGATGGTTCCGCCGCAATCGACGCAGTATTGCAGAATCATGCGTCCCGCCTGGTGGGTGCGCTCCACCTGGTCCGGGTCGCGCAGGTCGAACAGGATGCAGGGGTGCAGGTTGCCATCGCCGGCGTGAAAGATGTTCCCGATCTCCAGCTTGTACTTCTCCGCCACCGTCTCGATAAAGCGCAGCACCTTGGCAATATGGCTGCGCGGGACGACGCCGTCCTGCGTGTAGTACGCCGGCGCCAGCCGGCCGAGCGCGGCGAATGCCGTCTTGCGGCCCTTCCACAGCAGTTGCCGCTCCGGCTCGTTGGCGGCGCGCCGCACCTCGCGCGCCTGGTGCTGCTGGCACACCGCGCGCACCGCTTCGGCCTGCTCCGTCACCGCTTCGCGCAGTCCTTCCAGTTCGATCAGCAGCACCGCGCCCGAATCCATCGGATATCCCGCATGCGTCGCTTCCTCCACGCAGCGCAGCGTCTTGCCGTCCAGCATCTCCAGCGCCACCGGCGTGATTCCTCCCGACGTGATGGACGCCACCGTGTTGGCGGCGTCATCAATCGTGTTGAAGATTGCCAACAGCGTTTCCACCGCCTCCGCCACCCGGGTCAGCTTCACCGTGATTGCCGTCACCAGCCCGACCGTGCCTTCGGTGCCGACAAACAGTCCGGTAAGGTCGTAGCCGCACGAATCCACCGCTTTGCCGCCCATCTGCACCACGCGCCCGTCCGGCAACACGACCTCCAGGCCGGTAATGTGGTTCACGGTAACGCCGTGCGCCAGGGTGTGCGCGCCGCCGGAATTCTCCGCCACGTTGCCGCCGATGGTGGCCGCCTTCGCGCTGGCCGGATCGGGCGCGAAGTACAGCCCGTGCTGCGCCACCGCCGCCGACAGGTCCGCGTTCACCACTCCGGGCTCGACCACAGCACGCCGGTTGGGGACGTCAATGTCCAGGATCCTGGTCATGCGCGAGAACACCAGCACGATCCCGCCGGCGCGCGGGATGGAACCGCCGCTCAACCCGGTTCCCGCCCCGCGTGGGACCAGCGGAACCTTCAGGCGCGACGCCAACCGCGCGATCTGCGAGACCTGCTCGGCCGTCTCGGGGAACACGATCACTTCCGGTTTGCCCGTGGACAGCCCCGCGTCGTACTCGTACAGCATGAGGTCCTCGGGCTGGTCGAGGACCGCCTCGGCGCCAACGATCTTTCTGAGTTCTTTTACGACCGGCGAGCTGCGCATGGGTGGATGAAGTGACGCGGGAATTTTACAACGGCCTCCGCTGCGCGGAATCGGAAGTTCCCACTATATTCGAGCGACCGGTCGCTCAGTCTAT contains:
- a CDS encoding NAD(P)-dependent oxidoreductase, with amino-acid sequence MRVAFLGLGIMGRAMAANLVKAGHEVSVWNRSAGKHVEGARMAVSPAEAARGAEVVWMCVSDTAAVERLLFSADGVENELAPGMIVADSSTIAPSATRKFAERVRARGADYVDAPMTGSKVAAESGQLIFITGGEEATLARLEPLFNAMGKKVLHMGPTGHGQSAKLGGNLMISMMFEGFAEALTLTSKLGVPRERFMELVNASMIRSGVSDYKAPFVLRHDFSPNFPLRLMHKDIHLALDAAREARVKLPGLETVEEIYEVATEEGSADLDYAATLALLEKWAGIES
- a CDS encoding MBL fold metallo-hydrolase: MINVPLRRRARQFSKLVRHSVLTRRTGEPGKPTLAHKDQLGLTFIGHSSFFLQIAGLNLIIDPNFARWLFVLKRLRQPGLRITDLPPLDLVLVTHAHFDHLHRPSLRALVRHTQRLRKPAPAIVVPRNVADLVSDLGFREIIELDWWGEYHHDGISVVHTPSRHWGARVVRDMHRGFGGYVIRSRRESLYHAGDTAYFPGFSEIGERLRPELALLPIGAYEPPSFRNVHTSPADAVRAFLDLRARYMVPMHYGSFRLSHEPMDEPLKYLASEARKHGIQDRVLVLQEGVTQVFE
- a CDS encoding DUF4147 domain-containing protein, whose translation is MMAKRAATGNASEREHGAGEWRRSARQVFQEALAQSTIRQAFARHVNHDHGVLRVCDDLYALSAYPRLSAISIGKGAHSMAEALVEQVGASLDGIVAGSTDPVTQLRGFRYFRGGHPLPNPESLAAGRAILRYVEHQPPQALVIFLISGGGSACVEYPIDDAISLGDLVKTYEVLVHSGAPIAEINAIRKHLSGIKGGRLARAAAPAQQVSIMVSDVPDKALDSLSSGLTMPDSTTVEDCYRIAERHGMVKEFPPAVHELFTKHILEETPKSDDPAFVRARWWPVLSNTSVLQAAAAKAAAYGFSVEVDNSCDDWDYAKAADYLLNKLRKLRQGGSRACIVSGGEVTVKVKAKHGVGGRNSHFALYCAEEIGGENITVLSAGTDGIDGNSAAAGAVADGTTLERAKTLGLNAAKSLAGFDAFGFFDRLGDAIVTGPTGNNLRDLRVLMAW
- a CDS encoding alpha/beta hydrolase; this translates as MTQSSSIQSLFLEGPAGRLEALLNQGAPAASHAALVCHPHPRFGGTMHNKVVFHAMKALNGFGFPVLRFNFRGAGLSEGKHDDGRGEVEDANTALRWLEERFHLPVVFAGFSFGAATGLRAACPDPHVDALIALGMPVRVDDRSYGFKFLSECTKPKLFVSGGQDQFGPRDQLQDLAARVPDPKKLVIIEGADHFFSGHLAELRRAVEEWVRETVKLA
- a CDS encoding M20/M25/M40 family metallo-hydrolase — its product is MDVFALTRQLVDIESVTGNEGAVGEFLHRRLRDLGYETRLDTVEANRFNVYAVPPKQARPAVFFSTHMDTVPPFFASREDGSRIYGRGACDAKGIIAAQIGAAEKLRHDGLAAGLLFVVGEERNSAGAKYANQHPAGGRFFIDGEPTDNRLAKATKGAVRLELFAEGRMAHSAYPELGESAIEKLLDALARVRRIPLPRDEEFGPCTLNIGLIDGGRAPNVIPDAAHAELMYRTIGPSDDLKRQIVAAAEPLVRVEWGLELPFIRLRTLDGIPTMIAAFATDVPSLTNWGEALLMGPGSIHVAHTENEYIEKKELLAAVELYADVARRLMAKS
- a CDS encoding thioredoxin domain-containing protein, encoding MSHDAVNSLAQASSAYLRSAMHQPIRWHQWGEEAFAAAERENKPMLLDIGAVWCHWCHVMDRESYDDAEVARIVNENFIAVKVDRDERPDIDSRYQSAVQAMTGQGGWPLTAFLTPQGKPFYGGTYFPPDDQWGRPGFKRVLMAIADAFRAKRDEVLQQADTVLNTISHAESFAGRSGGVPPTLVRTVIASALKIFDHDNGGFGSAPKFPHPSSMDLIIHLYARTGDESLREVISSTLEHMARGGVYDQLAGGFHRYSVDERWVVPHFEKMSYDNSELLKNYVHGYQATGNAFFAAVARDIIRWMDAWLSDRSEGGFYASQDADINLDDDGDYFTWTLDEARAALGDDELKVAQLYYDIHEVGEMHHNPAKNVLFVRASVEEIGVRLGMQRDRVSGVLDSAKEKLYAARLTRPTPFVDKTVYVGWNALCISAYLDAARVLSLEDARHFALRSLDRVLSQGFTAEGGLKHVIAYADPQAALRDVPGMLDDYAFAALACLDAYEATADLSYFNFARKIVDAMVARFYDETSGGFFDSENHAALGALSARRKPFQDSPTPAGNSAAAIALFRMHAYTNQNGYREKAEDTLEVFAGIAEQYGMFAATYALAAVWLLEGHTQVVVVGNDERARQLYAAAVAPFAVNKAVLKVSDSAAAPQNLPPALAQVVPNLPAVKEGKSTAILCSNFTCQPPISDPDDLAKSLHDALIAKAA
- a CDS encoding 4Fe-4S dicluster domain-containing protein, with amino-acid sequence MGQHAERPGDDAGHQASVRRKEHSEPGEIPVLSATTANAAHGTAAAGKAPASNFSTPDRPTWELYSKCIHCGLCLQQCPTYRVLGREADSPRGRIYQVLQVDAGRLEIGDSFVTHMDRCLGCRACETACPSGVQYGRILERARAEIESNYRRPLLEQLLRKWFFTRVLHDRKGLERWARLLRVYQRSGLQALARATGVLKVLGLHQVEALAPKVDREFFFSHSGRMHHGEGKIRGRVLFHIGCIGSVAFSKLNEATVRVLNKNGFDVFVPQGQRCCGALQAHAGFREEAQKMGRRNIRAMLEPTRDTVITNSAGCGAMMKEYGELLADNPKYADRARDFGSIVKDITEFLAEAGLRPPKRPLKARVTYQDPCHLAHAQKVRSAPRELLVALGAELVEMAHPDYCCGSAGTYNVTQNELSSKILEQKLDEVTETRAEIIATANTGCMMQLRAGVKARGLKTRVAHVVELLNEAY